A single Lysinibacter sp. HNR DNA region contains:
- the uvrA gene encoding excinuclease ABC subunit UvrA, which translates to MLRRVTISNQSASSEKTRVSVKGARVHNLRDVDVSVPRNSLVVFTGLSGSGKSSLAFDTIFAEGQRRYVESLSAYARQFLGQVDRPDVDFIEGLSPAVSIDQKSTNRNPRSTVGTITEVYDYMRLLWARTGVPHCAECGEVIERQTVQQIADKLMTMDERVRFQILAPVVTGKKGEFVDLFANLSTSGFSRALVDGEQISLSEPPKLKKQVKHNISVIVDRLVAGPEILGRLTDSLETALRLTDGLVTINYVDEEGDAAWQNFSEKLSCPNNHPIQLTEIEPRTFSFNAPFGSCPECSGLGTRMSVDVDLLLGDPALSIAEGVILPWTTQGKGLYQYYEKLLIALAEELNFSLKTPWEELPENVQQAVLHGNNFSVSVKWKNRFGREMSYSSGFEGVVPYIERKYLDIEKWDEYLREIPCPVCHGKRLKPEVLAVTVGDKSISDVCEMSLSDAQKFMNQLTLTERQAAIAAQVLREIRLRLEFLIEVGLSYLDLARSAGSLSGGEAQRIRLATQIGSGLTGVLYVLDEPSIGLHQRDNRRLIDTLVKLRDLGNTLIVVEHDEDTIRTADWIVDIGPGAGVEGGEIVHSGHYDELLSNKNSLTGKYLSGELSIGTPQKRRPRDKNRKLTVVGANANNLKNVTVDFPLGVFTAVTGVSGSGKSSLVNDILYQVLAGKLNGARTVPGKHKRVTGLEHLDKVVHVDQNPIGRTPRSNPATYTGVFDRIRTLFSETPEAKARGYLPGRFSFNVKGGRCESCSGDGTLKIEMNFLPDVYVVCEVCNGNRYNRDTLAVHYKGKNIAEVLNLPISEAAEFFEPISAIHRYLKTLVDVGLGYVRLGQSATTLSGGEAQRVKLATELQKRSNGRTIYVLDEPTTGLHFEDVRKLLLVLNGLVDKGNTVLVIEHNLDVIRSADWIIDIGPEGGAGGGTIVATGTPEKVATHPESYTGEFLAEVLDIKRKPIGQSIGND; encoded by the coding sequence ATCTTACGGAGAGTCACCATCAGTAATCAGTCTGCTTCCAGCGAAAAGACACGTGTCAGCGTCAAAGGCGCACGAGTACACAACCTCAGGGACGTTGATGTCAGCGTCCCTCGAAACTCTCTTGTGGTTTTCACGGGGCTCTCTGGTTCTGGAAAGTCCTCACTTGCTTTTGACACCATTTTTGCCGAAGGCCAGCGACGGTATGTCGAGTCGCTCTCGGCTTATGCCCGTCAATTTTTAGGTCAGGTTGATCGTCCCGACGTAGATTTTATTGAGGGACTCAGCCCCGCTGTATCCATTGATCAAAAATCTACTAATCGTAACCCTCGCTCAACCGTTGGCACCATTACCGAGGTCTACGATTACATGCGTCTGCTGTGGGCTCGCACGGGAGTCCCTCACTGCGCGGAGTGTGGCGAGGTTATTGAGCGCCAAACTGTTCAACAGATCGCGGACAAGCTTATGACGATGGATGAGCGCGTCCGCTTCCAGATTCTTGCTCCCGTGGTAACAGGCAAAAAGGGCGAGTTTGTTGATCTTTTTGCAAACCTTTCGACGAGTGGATTCTCACGGGCACTGGTAGACGGAGAACAAATATCACTCAGCGAACCGCCCAAGCTTAAAAAACAGGTCAAACACAATATTTCCGTTATTGTGGATCGTCTTGTTGCAGGCCCCGAGATACTGGGGCGTCTTACCGACTCACTTGAGACTGCCCTGCGTCTCACCGACGGTCTGGTCACGATTAACTACGTCGACGAAGAGGGCGATGCAGCGTGGCAGAACTTCTCTGAAAAGCTTTCCTGCCCTAACAACCACCCGATTCAACTCACAGAGATTGAGCCGCGTACTTTTTCCTTTAACGCTCCCTTCGGTTCCTGTCCAGAGTGTTCGGGTTTGGGCACTCGTATGTCTGTGGACGTGGATCTCCTCTTGGGAGATCCTGCGCTCAGTATTGCTGAGGGGGTTATTCTTCCCTGGACTACACAGGGCAAGGGGCTTTACCAGTACTACGAAAAACTCCTTATTGCCCTTGCAGAAGAACTTAATTTCTCGCTGAAAACACCGTGGGAAGAGCTTCCAGAAAACGTGCAGCAGGCAGTTCTCCACGGAAACAACTTTTCTGTGAGCGTCAAATGGAAAAATCGTTTTGGTCGGGAAATGTCATACAGCTCCGGTTTTGAGGGGGTTGTGCCCTATATCGAGCGTAAATATCTCGACATTGAAAAATGGGACGAATACCTACGTGAAATCCCCTGTCCTGTGTGCCACGGTAAACGTCTTAAGCCGGAGGTGCTTGCGGTCACCGTGGGGGACAAGAGCATCAGCGATGTGTGTGAGATGAGCCTGTCCGACGCTCAAAAATTTATGAACCAGCTGACGCTTACTGAGCGTCAGGCAGCCATCGCGGCCCAGGTGCTCCGAGAAATTCGTTTGCGACTTGAATTCCTCATCGAGGTGGGTTTGAGCTATCTAGACCTTGCGCGTTCCGCTGGGTCGCTTTCGGGGGGAGAGGCGCAGCGAATCCGATTGGCCACACAGATTGGCTCGGGCCTCACAGGTGTTCTTTACGTTCTCGACGAACCCAGCATTGGCCTTCACCAGCGCGATAATCGCCGTTTGATCGATACCCTGGTTAAACTTCGAGACCTGGGTAACACACTCATTGTTGTTGAGCACGATGAAGACACCATTCGTACGGCGGACTGGATTGTCGACATCGGCCCCGGAGCGGGGGTTGAGGGGGGAGAAATCGTTCACTCCGGGCACTATGACGAGCTACTCTCCAATAAAAACTCACTCACCGGAAAATATCTCTCGGGTGAACTCAGCATTGGTACGCCTCAAAAAAGGCGTCCCCGAGATAAGAATCGTAAACTCACCGTTGTCGGGGCAAACGCCAACAATCTTAAAAACGTTACGGTCGATTTCCCACTGGGTGTTTTTACGGCAGTCACCGGGGTGAGCGGTTCGGGTAAGTCTTCACTGGTAAACGATATCCTGTATCAAGTTTTGGCGGGAAAGCTTAACGGTGCGCGTACCGTCCCCGGTAAGCATAAACGGGTTACCGGCCTTGAACACCTAGACAAGGTTGTACACGTTGATCAGAATCCGATCGGACGCACCCCGCGCTCAAATCCGGCAACCTATACGGGCGTTTTTGATCGAATACGCACGCTTTTCTCGGAGACTCCAGAGGCTAAAGCGCGTGGCTACCTCCCCGGACGATTTAGTTTTAACGTCAAGGGAGGCCGCTGTGAGTCCTGCTCGGGTGACGGTACCCTGAAGATCGAGATGAACTTTCTTCCGGATGTCTACGTGGTCTGTGAGGTCTGTAATGGAAACCGCTACAACCGCGATACACTCGCGGTGCACTACAAGGGTAAAAATATTGCCGAGGTTCTGAATCTGCCTATTTCTGAAGCTGCCGAATTTTTTGAACCGATTAGTGCGATTCACCGCTATCTCAAAACTCTGGTTGACGTGGGTCTGGGGTACGTTCGTCTGGGTCAGAGTGCCACCACCCTCTCCGGAGGAGAGGCGCAGCGCGTAAAGCTTGCTACCGAGCTGCAAAAACGTTCCAACGGCCGAACGATCTACGTGCTTGACGAGCCAACCACCGGTCTACACTTTGAAGACGTGCGTAAGCTCCTCCTCGTTTTAAACGGCCTGGTCGACAAGGGCAACACGGTTCTGGTCATCGAGCATAATCTTGATGTGATCCGCTCAGCCGATTGGATCATAGATATAGGCCCGGAGGGGGGCGCGGGTGGTGGAACGATTGTCGCCACTGGAACACCAGAAAAGGTTGCTACTCACCCGGAAAGCTACACGGGGGAGTTCCTCGCCGAGGTCCTCGATATTAAACGCAAGCCGATTGGGCAGTCCATAGGCAATGACTGA